The genomic window NNNNNNNNNNNNNNNNNNNNNNNNNNNNNNNNNNNNNNNNNNNNNNNNNNNNNNNNNNNNNNNNNNNNNNNNNNNNNNNNNNNNNNNNNNNNNNNNNNNNNNNNNNNNNNNNNNNNNNNNNNNNNNNNNNNNNNNNNNNNNNNNNNNNNNNNNNNNNNNNNNNNNNNNNNNNNNNNNNNNNNNNNNNNNNNNNNNNNNNNNNNNNNNNNNNNNNNNNNNNNNNNNNNNNNNNNNNNNNNNNNNNNNNNNNNNNNNNNNNNNNNNNNNNNNNNNNNNNNNNNNNNNNNNNNNNNNNNNNNNNNNNNNNNNNNNNNNNNNNNNNNNNNNNNNNNNNNNNNNNNNNNNNNNNNNNNNNNNNNNNNNNNNNNNNNNNNNNNNNNNNNNNNNNNNNNNNNNNNNNNNNNNNNNNNNNNNNNNNNNNNNNNNNNNNNNNNNNNNNNNNNNNNNNNNNNNNNNNNNNNNNNNNNNNNNNNNNNNNNNNNNNNNNNNNNNNNNNNNNNNNNNNNNNNNNNNNNNNNNNNNNNNNNNNNNNNNNNNNNNNNNNNNNNNNNNNNNNNNNNNNNNNNNNNNNNNNNNNNNNNNNNNNNNNNNNNNNNNNNNNNNNNNNNNNNNNNNNNNNNNNNNNNNNNNNNNNNNNNNNNNNNNNNNNNNNNNNNNNNNNNNNNNNNNNNNNNNNNNNNNNNNNNNNNNNNNNNNNNNNNNNNNNNNNNNNNNNNNNNNNNNNNNNNNNNNNNNNNNNNNNNNNNNNNNNNNNNNNNNNNNNNNNNNNNNNNNNNNNNNNNNNNNNNNNNNNNNNNNNNNNNNNNNNNNNNNNNNNNNNNNNNNNNNNNNNNNNNNNNNNNNNNNNNNNNNNNNNNNNNNNNNNNNNNNNNNNNNNNNNNNNNNNNNNNNNNNNNNNNNNNNNNNNNNNNNNNNNNNNNNNNNNNNNNNNNNNNNNNNNNNNNNNNNNNNNNNNNNNNNNNNNNNNNNNNNNNNNNNNNNNNNNNNNNNNNNNNNNNNNNNNNNNNNNNNNNNNNNNNNNNNNNNNNNNNNNNNNNNNNNNNNNNNNNNNNNNNNNNNNNNNNNNNNNNNNNNNNNNNNNNNNNNNNNNNNNNNNNNNNNNNNNNNNNNNNNNNNNNNNNNNNNNNNNNNNNNNNNNNNNNNNNNNNNNNNNNNNNNNNNNNNNNNNNNNNNNNNNNNNNNNNNNNNNNNNNNNNNNNNNNNNNNNNNNNNNNNNNNNNNNNNNNNNNNNNNNNNNNNNNNNNNNNNNNNNNNNNNNNNNNNNNNNNNNNNNNNNNNNNNNNNNNNNNNNNNNNNNNNNNNNNNNNNNNNNNNNNNNNNNNNNNNNNNNNNNNNNNNNNNNNNNNNNNNNNNNNNNNNNNNNNNNNNNNNNNNNNNNNNNNNNNNNNNNNNNNNNNNNNNNNNNNNNNNNNNNNNNNNNNNNNNNNNNNNNNNNNNNNNNNNNNNNNNNNNNNNNNNNNNNNNNNNNNNNNNNNNNNNNNNNNNNNNNNNNNNNNNNNNNNNNNNNNNNNNNNNNNNNNNNNNNNNNNNNNNNNNNNNNNNNNNNNNNNNNNNNNNNNNNNNNNNNNNNNNNNNNNNNNNNNNNNNNNNNNNNNNNNNNNNNNNNNNNNNNNNNNNNNNNNNNNNNNNNNNNNNNNNNNNNNNNNNNNNNNNNNNNNNNNNNNNNNNNNNNNNNNNNNNNNNNNNNNNNNNNNNNNNNNNNNNNNNNNNNNNNNNNNNNNNNNNNNNNNNNNNNNNNNNNNNNNNNNNNNNNNNNNNNNNNNNNNNNNNNNNNNNNNNNNNNNNNNNNNNNNNNNNNNNNNNNNNNNNNNNNNNNNNNNNNNNNNNNNNNNNNNNNNNNNNNNNNNNNNNNNNNNNNNNNNNNNNNNNNNNNNNNNNNNNNNNNNNNNNNNNNNNNNNNNNNNNNNNNNNNNNNNNNNNNNNNNNNNNNNNNNNNNNNNNNNNNNNACAAGTAATGATTATTTACAAACATTCCAAAAGGTTTCCTTACACAAGAAAGTGACTTCCAATGTTGTTCTTAGAGATCTGATATTCAAACAATTTAAACCAAAGTGAAGAACCTGATATTCATATCTAGCATATTATTGAACAAGACAGAAGGTATTGATTTTTACCTGCAAAAACGAAGTATGGCCGCCTGTGATATCCAAAAATGGGCACCAAATCAGTGAAAAGGCCCCATATAGGCTTAACCATCCAAGGAATTGAGGTAATCCCTGAATAGAACTGTGCTCCAGATGGCTGCACTTTCTGAACATCCTTCATATAATACTTGGTTGCCACACGGTTAAGCGCACCGCCCAATCCCTGACTAATTCCATAAACAATCACTACTCCTAGCACAAAACTCCAATGCATTTCAGCAACAAGTACTTTGAACCAGTACAGAGCCATGCCAATACAGCCCCCAGACTCTCCCTGTGGCTcatcttcttccaaatcttcaGCAGATACTTTGAGTTTCTCTTCCTCCACCATCACTCTATGTTACAACAAGGATTTGTAGCttcaaaaatcaag from Cucurbita pepo subsp. pepo cultivar mu-cu-16 unplaced genomic scaffold, ASM280686v2 Cp4.1_scaffold000648, whole genome shotgun sequence includes these protein-coding regions:
- the LOC111785694 gene encoding probable folate-biopterin transporter 2, with amino-acid sequence MVEEEKLKVSAEDLEEDEPQGESGGCIGMALYWFKVLVAEMHWSFVLGVVIVYGISQGLGGALNRVATKYYMKDVQKVQPSGAQFYSGITSIPWMVKPIWGLFTDLVPIFGYHRRPYFVFAGKNQYLLSCSIIC